In Aureibaculum algae, the following are encoded in one genomic region:
- a CDS encoding flavin monoamine oxidase family protein — MKQNERIIIIGAGLSGLTLAYLLSKKNVFATVLEASNRSGGRIQTIKGENETPLELGATWFSDMHPNLISLLDELELKKFPQYSKGKCLFQTKSFEPAQEFYIPEAETPSYRIAGGTERLINTLNKKIDAEQIKLKTKVVSIEETENEIIVQSNKEEKFIADKVILCLPAQLVGSQIKFIPELPNTIAVVLPTVQTWMAGSIKFVLEYSEPFWRENGYSGMLYSHVGIVSEMYDHTNFEEDKFGFTGFLSGSASTYTKELRKELVLRQLEELLGKEVSTPLTYHEKIWTDEFILNGNQIINIPHQNNGHPLFQKTYMGDKLFFSGTESIAEFSGYMEGAILSAKHTLKKILT, encoded by the coding sequence ATGAAACAAAACGAAAGAATCATAATTATTGGTGCCGGACTTAGCGGTCTTACCTTAGCCTATTTATTATCAAAAAAGAATGTGTTTGCAACAGTTTTGGAAGCCTCAAATAGGTCAGGGGGTAGAATACAAACCATAAAAGGAGAAAATGAAACACCCCTAGAATTAGGTGCTACTTGGTTCTCTGATATGCATCCCAACTTAATTTCATTACTGGATGAATTAGAATTAAAAAAATTCCCTCAATATTCTAAAGGAAAATGTTTATTTCAAACCAAATCATTTGAACCAGCTCAGGAATTTTATATACCCGAAGCTGAAACGCCATCTTATAGAATTGCAGGCGGAACAGAGCGTTTAATAAATACGCTGAATAAAAAAATAGATGCTGAACAAATTAAACTAAAAACAAAAGTTGTTTCCATTGAAGAAACTGAAAATGAAATAATAGTTCAATCTAATAAAGAAGAAAAATTTATAGCTGATAAAGTGATCTTATGCTTACCTGCTCAGTTGGTGGGTTCGCAAATTAAATTTATTCCTGAATTGCCTAACACTATTGCAGTTGTTTTACCAACAGTCCAAACTTGGATGGCGGGCTCCATTAAATTTGTTTTAGAATATTCTGAACCGTTTTGGAGAGAAAATGGATATTCCGGAATGTTATACAGTCATGTAGGAATTGTTTCTGAAATGTACGACCATACAAATTTTGAAGAAGATAAATTTGGTTTCACAGGCTTCTTGAGTGGTAGTGCATCAACCTATACTAAAGAACTCAGAAAGGAACTTGTATTAAGGCAATTAGAAGAACTTTTAGGAAAAGAGGTTTCGACTCCTTTAACTTACCATGAAAAAATATGGACAGACGAATTTATTCTAAATGGTAATCAAATAATCAATATACCACATCAAAATAATGGACATCCGTTATTTCAGAAAACCTATATGGGGGATAAATTATTTTTTTCAGGGACAGAATCCATTGCTGAATTCTCTGGCTATATGGAAGGAGCAATACTTTCAGCGAAACATACGTTGAAAAAAATATTAACATAA
- a CDS encoding DUF6090 family protein, whose product MIKFFRKIRQNLLSEGKTGKYLKYALGEIVLVVIGILIALQINNWNQNRLNRITEIAYLKSIKKEIITNYQFNQSLVINRYPKKIKGLKLAKKFCENEIKVTDTLEFLNNVTYGGVFSNGYNFGTRSSYDELINTGNLQLIKKDTIKNSIANYYAYTDVVIERAIVHSSNFSNYTSELRPFDSKKPTFISKSDQLEMMECFKSIKFKKLVDLELSYAYKVRDYIKNVNAMGEQTINLINQELK is encoded by the coding sequence ATGATAAAATTCTTTCGTAAAATTCGTCAAAATCTGCTTTCAGAAGGAAAAACGGGAAAGTATTTAAAATACGCTTTAGGTGAAATTGTGCTTGTTGTTATTGGTATTTTGATTGCGTTACAGATTAATAATTGGAACCAAAACAGACTTAACCGCATAACAGAAATCGCTTATTTAAAAAGTATTAAAAAAGAAATCATAACAAATTATCAATTTAATCAATCATTGGTAATAAACAGGTACCCAAAAAAAATTAAAGGTCTTAAATTGGCGAAAAAATTTTGTGAAAATGAAATAAAAGTTACTGATACATTAGAATTTTTAAATAATGTTACTTACGGTGGTGTTTTTTCTAATGGTTATAATTTTGGTACTAGAAGTTCTTACGATGAACTAATAAATACGGGTAATTTACAACTAATTAAAAAAGATACAATAAAAAATAGTATTGCTAATTATTACGCTTACACAGATGTGGTAATTGAAAGAGCTATAGTGCACTCCAGTAACTTTTCTAATTATACATCAGAATTACGCCCATTTGACTCAAAAAAACCAACTTTTATTTCTAAATCTGACCAGCTTGAAATGATGGAATGTTTTAAGTCGATAAAATTTAAGAAACTAGTTGACCTTGAACTTTCTTATGCCTACAAAGTAAGAGATTATATAAAAAATGTTAATGCAATGGGCGAACAAACTATAAATCTTATTAACCAGGAATTAAAATAA